The Callospermophilus lateralis isolate mCalLat2 chromosome 4, mCalLat2.hap1, whole genome shotgun sequence genomic interval GATAATCATTTACAATTGTTTTCTTCTTGTGTTATGAAAGTTGTTAACTACAGAATATttggaaatgattgaaaatgaaaaataagataatttaaaTCATTGCTTATACATAACCAGCATTTGAGTGCACATTTTCCTGTCTTTTAAAAACATACACAtgtattaatttttttacctgagtGAGATCAAGCTGTAAATACAGCTTGATATTATTTTTTTGGCTTACCATTATCTTAAGAGTATTTTCTAAGTCAttgaaattatttgaaaatatgattttaaaGTATTTCATTTTTCACTTATAAAAATAATTCAGCCATGTATCTTCAAACATAAATCTTTAGTTGCATTCTGGGCCTTTCTTTAGAACAGGTTAATTGAAATGGAGTTATCAAATCAAGGGGCATATATTTCTAGGAAGGACCTTACACATTTCATGACAATTATCTCTTTTAAAAATGTACGTGATTGTTGTTGTTGATACCACAATAGAAAtcatataaaagaaaatgaaatcttcCAGAAAGTGGGATTACTTGAAATTTTGACAAGGAACTGTGACTTAAGGCTAACAAATGATATGAAATCCTACATGGGAAACTAGTCATGAAAGTTATTACCTTACTTATATACAGTGACACAGCTTTCTGAGCAGGGGTTTATAAGATAAATAAAAGGTTATAAGCACTTCTAGTGCCCAGAGCTCATGCAAAAGGTGGAGTGAAAATTGCAAGTTAAAAAGCTTGAGATATCATCCCTGTTTGACAATAATTAATTTGATCAAGGGCAAACTTCCTAAGCTCCTGAGTCTGATTTTGTAACTGTGAAATGAAAGTTGGCCCAGACTAATGTGTCTCCGTGGGCAGCATGAGTGATGTTTGGCCACATGAGATATTTTTGGGTGGTTCAAATAACCTAGACCATAATTTGGGGATGGTAACTAGGCatacaacataatttttttttgtatggtaTATCAAGTTGCTTTTTAAAATAGtatagcaatattttaaaaacatggacTTAAGGGAAAAGAGTAAATTAGTAATTGTCCAGATACTTCTCAGATATAAGTTATCAAGGTGAGGGGCAAATGTCTGACGTTTGAGAAGCATATGGGTCATGCATTAGGTTAAATTCCAAATATAAATCACCGGTAAGCAGCGCTTACCTGGAAGGCAATCTGGGAATCAATAGCATTATTGATATGTGTGAGAAATGATcagagccaggcatagtggcgcatgcctgtaaccccaactgctctggaggctgagtccagcctgggcaagttagtgagaccctgtgtcaaaataaaattttaaaaggaatgaaGGTGTAGCTCATTAGCAGAGCACCTGCCTActgtgcatgaggccctgggttcaaaccccagcactgcaaaaaaaaaaagaaaaataaataaataaagggaggGACAAAGATGGAAAAATTTTAAACACTCCTTCTACTTATAACCCTTTGCACTTATCTTTTTTAACGATGAGTTTCGCTCACAGGGACAGATTTCCTCCTCTTGTATAGGGCGGCTGCAGGGCTGCAGCAGGTGCCTCTGAGCAGCTGGAGGAGaagccatccccagccctgagcccCGCCCCACCATGCTTCGCACAGTCCTGGATGCTCCTCAGCGGTTGCTGGAGGAAGGCAGAGGGTCCCGGCAGCTGGTGCTTGTGGTGGTGTTTGTTGCCCTGCTTCTGGACAACATGCTGCTTACTGTGGTGGGTACGTTTGGGGGTCTCCCTGCTGAGAGTTAATTTGCTTTGGACCCCACTAGGCAACACACCCTGCTCCATTTCAGCAGTGAGTGGACTTATTTTTCTGGTGGAAAACATATAGAGGTTGCTAGGGGCCGGGGGAAACTGCCTACAGTAACCAAGCCTTCCTGCCATTTCTAATGACTCCATAGGTTCAAAGAGAAGGAGGTTCAGAGAGTGTCTGGCCAGAAAGGAGGAAGTTCTGGAACCAGAGTGGCCTCCCTCTGCTTCCCCATCCTGTCTCTGGGAGCCATGCCTCCCTAGGCTCTGTCCTTTAAAAATGGCACACGACATTTGGACATTCAACTTCTATCAAGCCCTACCCTTCTTGCAGTTCATTTCCTCAGAGTTTTGCTTTTTCTAGATGATACTCCCTTAATCTTTATGTTATATTGTACCAGGGTATAAACGTTACTAACTTGTTGCCCCTGGGTAAaatatactattttaaataaGAGTCTTCCTGAGACAAGTGGCTAATCCAATGCAGTCAATTCTCATTATTTGTGGTTCTGTGGTGATAATTGTGTTCTGTAAAGCTGTCACAAGTGCTGGATTAGCAAATAATGAATCATTGCTCCTAGGAGGAAATATGAGCACACAAGCCCCTCCCCCACCACATAGATTATAATCTTAAATCCTAAAAACAAAGCATcctgatagattttttttttttaacaaagcatAAAGTGATATGCCTGAGGCTGCCTGCTAACAGGTGCCAGAGCTGGGATTCAAGTACCAGGGAACTGTCCCAGATCTCACTGAAGTGGGAACGTGCACATTGGGTGCCTCAATGATCTATATCGGTTTGCAAAGTATCATTATAGCTCAATTAGTATTGATTTTCAGGTTGTAAATAAATCTCAGTGAGTAGGAAAATTGGCCCATGCAGAATCCATGAATCTGGGAGGACCAGCGACGTGATGGTTGGAATGCAGGTCCCTTAGCTAACAGCACAGTTTGGGCAGGCACAGTCTTTAGCTCACCTTAAAGGATGTCACTTAACAAATGTCTTCCTTTGGCataaaatggaaccttaaagtaaTCCCCGAACCTAGTAGTGGCAAAATATAATCTGTCCCTAACCCTTACGATTGGTCTTCATTGACTTTCAGTGCCCATTGTGCCCACCTTCCTGTATGCCACAGAGTTCAAAGAAGTCAACTCTTCTGGGCACGCCAGCCTCTCTGTGAGTTCTCAGCCAGCCCTCACCTTTCCTGCTTTCGCCACCATCTTCTCCTTCTTTGACAATGTCACCATAGCTGTGGAACAAAGTGCACCCAGGGGCACGGCTTGGACAAATGGCTCTTCTGGCACTGTCCCTCCTCCAGTCACCGAAGCCAGCGCAGCTCATAGAAACAACTGCCTGCAGGGCGCAGAGTTCttggaggaagagaacatccgggTTGGGGTTTTGTTTGCTTCAAAGGCTTTGATGCAACTTCTGGTCAACCCATTCGTGGGACCTCTCACCAACAGGTATCTCAGTCAGTGCCATACCCCACAGGGTACCCCTGGGCTCAGGAATAGCAGGCTGAGCAGAGGTTTCATATGGGTGATTAGGAGAAAAGAAGGAACACTGTGGGACCCAGGGGATCAGCTCCTTGGAAAGCTACTTACCCAAAGCCTCAAAGGATGACATGTTTTTGGTGAGACATTGTAAACTTCTGATTTCCCTAGTGATGTAATTAATATTGAGGGCCAAGAAGAGAACCAGTGAGCAGCGATTAGAGCTCATGTTCCTTCGTTCTCTGGAACATAGCTTGAACAGGACCCAGGTGGGAATGGGACAGTCCTAATGCCCTCTAAAGTATGGCTTCCTAGTCTCTTGAGGGACGATCCCAATGTTTTGAGGAGATATACATTCTATTACATTCTATAGAATGTATATCTTTCTGGAAGAGGATTTGGCCTCAGTCTGCAGGTCAATTtgcatgtttgtttatttacatGGAGTCATTCGCATGCTGTATTCCACCTCCACTCTTGCATTCAGAGACATGTTTTACCATGAACTTAAATTAACCGCATTTCTGTTTCCattagcatttaaaaaaatatgtgtgtatgAGTGCCCATTGGAAACGTAtcttcttttgttgattccctTTTAGGATTGGATATCACATCCCCATGTTCGCTGGCTTTGTTATCATGTTTCTCTCCACTGTTAGTAAGTAATATGCTTCCCCTGTTCTCCCCTTCACTGAAACCTCTGATTTTATCATGTGAGTGCAGCGTAGAGATCAAGGTCAGGTTAGCCCATCTGGTAATTAGCCATCTAATTGGACTGGGACATTGATTTGAATGCTTTGCAATTTTTGGAATGGGAACTAGGATAGTGGTGACAACTTAGTCTAGCTGGAATTTGTCTATTCTGCTGAAGGAGAACAGATATTTCATTTATCAGTGGAAATCATAAAGGCTGtttgtataatatatattaatgtgtgtgcgcgcgcgcgtgtgtgtgtgtgtgtgtgtacatgagcATTCACATATGCATGTGAATTTCAGTGAATTTCATGCAAACCTCCCAGCCTTGGGCAAAGATCAAATTATTCTAATATGCCATGGTAAAGAAAAACATGCCACAGCtaactgaaaggaaaaaaaagttggaCAGTGGTaactggaaaattccagaaagtcTTCAACTTTCCAATAAAGATTATAGTTTAGCAGAGTaaatttgttaaataaatgagAAGACTAGAGAGCCTATCCTGTATCAGCTAAATATTCCAAATAGAATGCAGATGGAATAAAAACAGTAAGCGAGAAAAGTAGTTGATtctgagaatgaaaaataaaaaggagtaaatGGGGGATCCTCGTTTGGGGATTAATAGATGGAGAGGAGCCTGTGCGCACACTGGTAGCTCCTGCTACCTCTACTAATTCCCTGCTCTCCAGCAATGTAACATTTTCTCTCTCTTGATTTTCTTATCTTTCTGTTGCTTTCTCTATTCCTCCTTCTCATCTTTTCTTCCCTCCCAGGATAGGACTGGACTCCTACCAAACCAAGGTTTGATGAGAATTTGTTGCATTCAGGGCAGGAAGACTGCAAAATACAGGAACTTAAGAAACACAGTTTCACCTGAGAACTACAACTTCCTCAAGCTGTTCTAAatcaaagaaaatgaggaaattaCAGTTCATAGTGTCCAGTGAACTTCTAAAGCTTGGTCCTTGCTggacagcaaattaaaaaacgaTGTCATCCAATAAGACTTCGAATTCATTTCATAAAACCTTATGGAGCATACGTATTATGGAACTTAAAGAATGACAGACGTGGTTCCAGCCCCAGGGGCAGATGGTGGTTGCCTGGGAGACATGACAAACACCAGCAAAATAATATAATGTCGTGTATTAGTGGAACCAGACTCTTTAGCATAAGGTCCTTTCCTCGTTCTCTGATAAGCCctcatatttttaaagtttttcttaTCTACCAAACTATACGTATTAAATAGAAATGAGTATTTCCATGCGATCGCCAGTGTTGCTAAATTAAGTTGGCCTAATTCTAgccaaaagaaaatatatttggtgTTTAGGATATCCTATGTAGCCTCATTTAGGGTCTTCAAACATGCTAAAAAGAGGTTTCTGATGCCCATTACTACCCATCAAGCTCCCTGTCAGGGAACTAGGCTTAAAATTGTTGGTAACTAAACAGGGGCCCGTGTGCAAAGGGGAAAGGAAATTACTCTGATCCTCCTAAATGGGGTAAGCAACCATCCTGTTTTGCCCAGGATCGAAGGATTTCCCAGAAGTGTGAATTTCAGTTTTAAAACTAAGAAAGTCCTGGGCACATCAAAATCAGTTGGCCACTCTGCTCTCAAATGACACAGGAACGGTGGACTGGAAATCAGAAAGTCTGAGAAAGGGCACCGGAGGCCAGCAAGGGAGACACCAGGAATGTGCGCGTTTGCTAGACAATGTGTGATCATGTCGGGGAGTAATTGAGGAAGATTACAAGCCCAACCAGAGACACCTATAATGAATGGGCAAGAGGATTAACATTCTCTGATTCAGACACTTTGGGAGGGATTCTTCTCTCCTTAGGAGACACTGTTCTGGAATCGAGGGTGAGGCACGTCTGCATCTACCAACCTGACCACCTAAAACACCCTGTGATTTAGTTTTGGATAACTTATTGCTCTTTGGTTCAGTTTCCgtgaactggatgttctctttattTTCATGTTTGCTCGCAGAGTCTAGCAGAGCTGtgcatttattaatatttaatacaGACTAATTTGATTTGGTTAAAAGATCTTCTGACATAAAGTAGGGGGAAGGATATGATTGGATCACAAGGTATTTTCTATCCTGTGGTCTACGATGTGTCCACAAGTTCCTGTCACAGTACTCCGGATGACCCAATGTGGCTCAGTAATGACAAAGGCCAAATCTGGGTGTTATGGAGGAGGCAACATCTTTTGAAGTAGGAGCTAGGAACCAATTCCTCGACCAGGCCATTGGGCTTCACAAACATCCCTAATTCCAGTGACTTAGATATGCAGCTCTCAGCAAGAAATGTGGAGACAGGCCTTCCATCTGCTCTGTGTGGTGACTTGGTATGCGTCTGCGGTTTCTCAGTCTTCTTGCCAATTAAAAAATcagtcctaaaaataaaaatcagtccTGAGTGAAGGCTGGGGAGATTAGAAGGACAACTTCAAGAACAGAAAGCCCAAATCATCGTGCTTTCTCGAAACGTTTGCATAATGACTCATCTCTGCTTGTCAAGGGCAGGTTGTCTGATGGCTGGGGAATCAAACACAATTTGCTAACTGGAGCATTCTTGATATTCTCTCCCCAGTGTTTGCTTTTTCTGCCACTTATACCCTGCTGTTTGTGGCCCGAACCCTTCAAGGCATCGGATCTTCATTTTCATCTGTTGCAGGTAATGCTGACATCTTTAGTACGCATgcacgtgtacacacacacacacacacacacacacacactcacacatctcCTACCACCTCTTACTCAGACACTATAATATCTCTATAAGACTTATATGAGAAAATTAATTAAGGAAAACCTCATCCTGGTAGGTAGAAATTGTGATTCAGGAACAAGGTAGCTGCAGAGTGGCTGGCAGTGCCATGGATCCCTAAATCTGGCATAACATCCTGGAATAATACAATAACAATGCTGCTAGCTCCGTTCAGAATAAGCCCAAGTAAAACCATAAACAGGCCAGGTTTTTACTTAGtgcccttcttttcctttctctctcttattttataggaactgtcataaacataataataaaaaataataatgaacatGTATACCCCATCAGAGTTTGCTAAGTATTGTCAAATATTTCATGGCGTCCTGTGAGGTTGGTATTTTATGCTGTTCTGTGAGTGCTGTGCCCTGCCAGCTCAGGCCATGCTCCAGGTGCTCCGTGTTttcctgccccccccccctttgGGCATCATGTTGAGTGGAACAGTCTCTGCTCATAGGTGCTCCTTCCCCTCACCTGCTCCAGAGCCCCCTCATGCAGGGAAATGGGCCAGGAAATGATCAAACACTGTGAAATATGGCACAATTAGAGAGTGGTCATCTGCGTCacccttcccacaagcctctgcaTTTCTATTAATGCCCAGAAGAAATGAGTAGTGTGGACATTTGAGGGACCAGTGGGGGACAGTATTGGCAATATGCTATGGGATAAGTTTTGTAACACCCCTCAAACTGAAACTCTATCTAAGATCATCAGTCACTACATGATAGAGCAGAGACCAGGGACTCTGAGAGAGGCAGACAGAACCCTCCCAGGTGCCAACTCCCTCTGTCATTCTCTGTTCAGGTCTGGGGATGCTGGCCAGTGTCTACACTGATGACTATGAGAGAGGGCGAGCCATGGGAATTGCCCTGGGGGGCCTGGCTTTGGGAGTGctgggtaagtggcaccttgctgCAACTCTAGGTTTGGGAGGGTTGGGAGCGCTGCGGACCCTGGGAGGCAGGTGTCCTGGGTTGTGGAAGATGAGCAAGtatttcctttctcttcctgGCTCAATCACGGGTGGACTCCTTTAGAAAAATCACCTagggccaggcgtggtggtgcacatctgtaatctgagcagctcaggaggctgaggcaggaggatggagagttcaaagccagcctcagcaaaagcaaggcactaagcaactcagtgagaccctgtctctaaataaaacacaaaatacagctgggaatgtggctcagtgatcaagggcctctaaattcaatccccggtaccacccTCCAAAAACCCATATCCCCAAGGgaaaatttcatttctttaagAAGCTGTGCCGTtcataaggacctcagagagatcCAGAAAGCCAGCCTGTCCAAGGGAACGAACCTCCCCGTGTTAGTGACCTCCTCTGCCTGCCGTATCTCTACTTCCAGGCATGGTCTTCTCCATGTTGGAATCTCCATGCTTTCAACATGACAATGTGCTCTCCCCACCCAGATTCTCTGCTGAATTCGTCACAGATATAATTTCCTTTATTCCTCTTTGCCACCCGAAGGACGAATAATGGTCCCCAGGTTAGAGTTGAGGATAAGAAAGATTAAGTAGCCATCCAAGGTCATAGAGTCAGGCAACAACAGAGCCAGGATAGAACCTCAGATCTTGTGCACTTCAAATCCCGAGCTCTCGGCCATAAGGTTGTGCGTTCCTCGAGGCCCATCCTTCACGTGTTTTAATCTGCTAGTCCAAAAGCCACTTACTTTTGCTGAGTGTATACTACATGCCAAGCCCAACGCTAACAGTGGGCAATAGATAAGAACCCCGGACGTAGTCCTGCCCTCCACGAGGCTACAAGCCCACTGAGGACAAGATGCCAAAAGTCTCCCTCCCAGCCTGTCCCCATCCTGTCCAACTACAGAGGGAACAAAGCCCTGCTCTTTGTTAGCATTCATCTTCCCCCAAACTCAACCTTAAACTTGGTGCGCCCTGGACTCGTTCCTCACAGTCACATGAACAGGCCCATTTCACCATCTGCTGCCACTTCAAGGGCCGCTCCTCACCCTTTCTGGGTTGGAACATGGCACCAGCCTCCTGCCTGATCTCTTTCCTGTTCCCTCCTTCCTGAGCCCAGAGCCGGTGGTGTGTTTCTCTTCCGTTGAAAGGAACTGATGCTTAGCCCCAGATCAAAAAGCTCAGTAGACACAGCATCTGACCACGGGGGCCCTTGACTAAGTGACCTCAACCTTCTCCACTTCTGCTCCGCCCCCCGCCCTGTCCCCAAACACTCATACACCAACAATgactctctcccctctcttctgTAGCAACACGCTCTTTTCTGACGCCTCTGTGGTCTTCTtgcatactttttcttttttcccatgaGGCACTCTGCACTTGGCAAAGGCCTTGTGGCCGCCTGGACTTTCTGACCCACCTCCCTGTGTTGGCACAGCACTTTGTGCGTCTGATTTTACTGTCAAACTTGACAGTGACAATTACTTGAACCTGCTCTTCATATTTTCTTCACTCTAAAGTGAGCTCCTtgggggacagggacagggtcttCTCCAGGTCTGAATCTCCCGAAGCCAGGTGATGTTTGGCCCCTGGGGGGTAACGCAGATGAGCCTCTGCGGCTGGGGCTGCTCACTCCCGGGGTCTGTGCTGCTTTGCCTTCCCAGTGGGCGCTCCCTTTGGAAGTGTGATGTACGAGTTTGTTGGGAAGTCTGCTCCCTTCCTCATCTTGGCCTTCCTGGCGCTGTTGGATGGAGGTAAGTCAGCACTAGAACCTGGTCAGTGGTAGCCCAGGTCAGGACGGGAGTGCTTTAGGCTGTGGGGTCAGTGTGCACGTGTTTACATGGATCAAGGGCACCCCCATCCTAGAAAAGAGGGAAGAAACTCAGGGAGTTAGAGGGTGGCAGCAACGTGGCTCTTACTGGAGCCCCAGCTAATGAGTGAACGAATGGAATTTActgtctctcttcctcttctttcttagCGCTTCAACTTTGCATCCTGAAGCCTTCCAAAGTCTCTCCTGAAGTAAGTAGACACGGACTTCCATTGCATAGAGGCAGACAGAATGGCCAGGGGCAGGGACCCAGACAAGCTGTCAAACCACTGGAAGATGAAGGGGAACAGAGTCAGGAAAAATGAGATCTGTACTTGGGCTCCCAGGCTGGGTTACATTTGGGGGAGTATGGGCAATGGCGAAAGAGTCTGGCTAAAAATTGGACAAGGATGGAGAAAGGACCCATAAAAGACCAAAGAAAGataatgcctataatctcagcagctcgggaggctgaggcaggaggatcacaagttcaaagccagcctcagcaatttagtaaaggctctaagcaacccagtgagaccctgtctctaaataaaaatataaaaagagctggcgatgtggctcagtggttaaacatcactgggttcaatccctggtgccaaaaaaaaaaaaaaaagtcaaagaaatCTTTTTTTAGAGATAGGGAAGATGAGGCCTTCAGACAACCTTTCCCCAATAAAAGACTTCCTCTAAGAGCATCCCTAACAGACTTTCATTCTTTCACGGTTAGTAAATATCAGAGTTGATATTTGTCTGATTTCAAACCAAAAATGGTCTGGGAAATCAATATCAAATCATATTGTGATGAATTACTCAATATGCAGGAGGAAAAATAACAAAGTGTGGAAGCGCATGAGAAAGTCTGATCTAAAGACCTGATCTTGCAAACTATGGTCCATCAAGCTAATCTGGAAgtaatataattatacataaaagttCTTGATGATCTTTGTGTCCCAGGATCTCTGTCTATGCTTTATCTTATAAAGTCCAAGAAATAATGGACTGTTTTTAGCCTCattctatatagatagagaaaGTGAAGGTAACCAGAGAAGCATCTGGAAAAATCTGGAACTGTGGTACAATTGGCACCTTGAGAGTTCCCCACCGTGACCTGGAGATTTGGCGTCACCCTTTGGGAACTGGCTGTAGGGATAGAATGTCTGGGTACTGGGGAGGGAAACTCTTCAGAGCAAGAAGCACCAAATACCTTCTGCCGGGACTCCCAGGCCTGGAATGTGCTTGGTCCTAATGCAGCTCTAGCCCTGCCTGGGCCCAGGGACACGTGTCCAGAGGGTTCTGCCACTGCCACGAGGACCTGGGGCCAGGACTGATGAATCCTGAAACAAGTAACCAGGCGTGGGATACCAGGGAAGAAGGGCATCAGGACATTTTTAGGAATATCTTGATGGGGGGCAAAAAAATTACCAGAGTTTCATTAGACTTCCAAAAATCTTTCATTTTGAAATGAATTTAAATTTACAGAATAGTTGTAAACATAATGCAGAGAACTCCCATATCCCCAGGTTCTTCACACTTTACCATAGCTATTaatcattctctctctccactcttatTATTGTTGTTCTTATTCCTGATCTTTTCCTGAGTGATTTGAGAGTACATTGCTTATCTGATTCCTTACCCCTTAATATTTCAGAGTTTTCTCTGAGAACAAGGATATTTCCTGTGTAGTGACAGTAGAGTTCTGGATCCCATTGATTTCATGTGGCTATAGCACTTTAATCTAATCTACAGTCCAGCTTTGATTTATCATTATTCTTACCAGGTTTTTTCCCCTCCAGTTAGGACTCAGAATTATTCCTATGTCACAATCCAGAAAAGTTTTTTAGTCTCAGTCTTTCAAGACATtggcattttttttcttatttgcaaTATTTTGACTctatttatactttttaaaattagtttttaattctaACTTCTTATATATGACAGgaggatgcattacaattcatattacacatatagagtacaatttttcctatctttggttgtacacagagtcacatcatttgtatcttcatacatgtacttcatACATgaagtccatctcattccaccgtctttcctaccccaagcctcctcccttcctctccctcccctctgccctatctagagttcatctaatcctcctatgccccccaaccccactatgaatcagcatccatatcatctatatcagagaaaacattcagcatttggtgtttagggattggcttacttcacttagcattatattctccattttattctctttgatgctgagtaatataccatggtgtatatataccacagtttctttatccattcatccactgaagggcattatGCTCAACCCGTGAGTTGGTGGAGGGTACAATTCCATCCATAACATgaacacagtttagctattgtgaattgagctgctataaacattgatgtggctgtgtccctgtagtaggctgtttttaagtcctttgggtatagactgaggaaggACACTGACATTTCTGAAGAACACCAACCATTATTTTCTAGAATCTTTCTAAATTTGGTTTGccttttgtttcctcatgatccaCTGTAGGCTCTGCAGCCTCTGTTGTCACATCATCTGAGTGATCCCGTCTCCTCTAGAGTGTCATATGGCACCTATTCATCTCTCATCCTGGTCTCTCATCCCTGGGTCAGGGAGCTGACTGGTCTCTTCCATGTGTAGCTGGTCTCTTTCACATTGT includes:
- the Slc18a1 gene encoding chromaffin granule amine transporter isoform X3, producing the protein MLRTVLDAPQRLLEEGRGSRQLVLVVVFVALLLDNMLLTVVVPIVPTFLYATEFKEVNSSGHASLSVSSQPALTFPAFATIFSFFDNVTIAVEQSAPRGTAWTNGSSGTVPPPVTEASAAHRNNCLQGAEFLEEENIRVGVLFASKALMQLLVNPFVGPLTNRIGYHIPMFAGFVIMFLSTVMFAFSATYTLLFVARTLQGIGSSFSSVAGLGMLASVYTDDYERGRAMGIALGGLALGVLVGAPFGSVMYEFVGKSAPFLILAFLALLDGALQLCILKPSKVSPESAQGTPLLMLLKDPYILVAAGLAFLPASVSYLIGTNLFGVLANKMGRWLCSLVGMVVVGASLLCVPLAHSIFGLIGPNAGLGFAIGMVDSSLMPIMGHLVDLRHTSVYGSVYAIADVAFCVGFAIGPSTGGAIVRAIGFPWLMVIIGVINISYAPLCYFLRSPPAKEEKLAILSQDCPMETRTYATQKPTKEFPLGENSDEEPDSEE
- the Slc18a1 gene encoding chromaffin granule amine transporter isoform X1; its protein translation is MLRTVLDAPQRLLEEGRGSRQLVLVVVFVALLLDNMLLTVVVPIVPTFLYATEFKEVNSSGHASLSVSSQPALTFPAFATIFSFFDNVTIAVEQSAPRGTAWTNGSSGTVPPPVTEASAAHRNNCLQGAEFLEEENIRVGVLFASKALMQLLVNPFVGPLTNRIGYHIPMFAGFVIMFLSTVMFAFSATYTLLFVARTLQGIGSSFSSVAGLGMLASVYTDDYERGRAMGIALGGLALGVLVGAPFGSVMYEFVGKSAPFLILAFLALLDGALQLCILKPSKVSPESAQGTPLLMLLKDPYILVAAGSICFANMGVAMLEPTLPIWMMQTMCSPEWQLGLAFLPASVSYLIGTNLFGVLANKMGRWLCSLVGMVVVGASLLCVPLAHSIFGLIGPNAGLGFAIGMVDSSLMPIMGHLVDLRHTSVYGSVYAIADVAFCVGFAIGPSTGGAIVRAIGFPWLMVIIGVINISYAPLCYFLRSPPAKEEKLAILSQDCPMETRTYATQKPTKEFPLGENSDEEPDSEE
- the Slc18a1 gene encoding chromaffin granule amine transporter isoform X2; amino-acid sequence: MLRTVLDAPQRLLEEGRGSRQLVLVVVFVALLLDNMLLTVVVPIVPTFLYATEFKEVNSSGHASLSVSSQPALTFPAFATIFSFFDNVTIAVEQSAPRGTAWTNGSSGTVPPPVTEASAAHRNNCLQGAEFLEEENIRVGVLFASKALMQLLVNPFVGPLTNRIGYHIPMFAGFVIMFLSTVSLGMLASVYTDDYERGRAMGIALGGLALGVLVGAPFGSVMYEFVGKSAPFLILAFLALLDGALQLCILKPSKVSPESAQGTPLLMLLKDPYILVAAGSICFANMGVAMLEPTLPIWMMQTMCSPEWQLGLAFLPASVSYLIGTNLFGVLANKMGRWLCSLVGMVVVGASLLCVPLAHSIFGLIGPNAGLGFAIGMVDSSLMPIMGHLVDLRHTSVYGSVYAIADVAFCVGFAIGPSTGGAIVRAIGFPWLMVIIGVINISYAPLCYFLRSPPAKEEKLAILSQDCPMETRTYATQKPTKEFPLGENSDEEPDSEE
- the Slc18a1 gene encoding chromaffin granule amine transporter isoform X4 translates to MLRTVLDAPQRLLEEGRGSRQLVLVVVFVALLLDNMLLTVVVPIVPTFLYATEFKEVNSSGHASLSVSSQPALTFPAFATIFSFFDNVTIAVEQSAPRGTAWTNGSSGTVPPPVTEASAAHRNNCLQGAEFLEEENIRVGVLFASKALMQLLVNPFVGPLTNRIGYHIPMFAGFVIMFLSTVSLGMLASVYTDDYERGRAMGIALGGLALGVLVGAPFGSVMYEFVGKSAPFLILAFLALLDGALQLCILKPSKVSPESAQGTPLLMLLKDPYILVAAGLAFLPASVSYLIGTNLFGVLANKMGRWLCSLVGMVVVGASLLCVPLAHSIFGLIGPNAGLGFAIGMVDSSLMPIMGHLVDLRHTSVYGSVYAIADVAFCVGFAIGPSTGGAIVRAIGFPWLMVIIGVINISYAPLCYFLRSPPAKEEKLAILSQDCPMETRTYATQKPTKEFPLGENSDEEPDSEE